The Echinicola rosea genome has a segment encoding these proteins:
- a CDS encoding JAB domain-containing protein yields the protein MDIKNRNLVSNQVSEIILSYQPKIKLSNLPKITSSKEAYELLIGNWDQSKLRFIEQFKVMLLNRANKVLGIVNISTGGISGTVADPKLIFASALKTNSSAIILSHNHPSGNRMPSRADRILTKKIVELGLLMELPVIDHIIVTSESYYSFSDDGGL from the coding sequence ATGGATATCAAGAACAGAAATCTCGTGTCAAACCAAGTATCGGAAATAATTTTGAGCTATCAGCCAAAAATCAAATTGTCAAATTTGCCAAAAATCACTTCATCCAAGGAAGCATATGAACTGTTAATTGGGAATTGGGATCAATCCAAACTGCGATTTATAGAGCAGTTTAAAGTGATGTTGTTGAACCGGGCCAATAAGGTTCTCGGAATCGTAAATATATCTACTGGGGGTATATCTGGAACTGTGGCTGATCCCAAGTTGATTTTTGCCAGTGCTTTAAAGACCAATAGTTCAGCAATCATCTTAAGCCATAATCATCCCTCGGGAAATCGTATGCCTAGTAGGGCAGATAGGATACTTACCAAAAAGATAGTTGAATTGGGATTATTGATGGAACTGCCAGTAATTGATCATATTATTGTGACCTCTGAAAGTTATTATTCATTCTCAGATGATGGAGGGCTGTAA
- a CDS encoding recombinase family protein, whose product MMETADLYVRVSTDEQADKGYSQRNQEEVLVRYCNNHGIAVNRVVYEDFSAKTFFRPEWSRLLGQLKEKGNKSNLVLFTKWDRFSRNAGDAYMMINTLKKLGVEPQAIEQPLDLSIPENKMMLAFYLAAPEVENDRGSLNIFHGMRRGLKEGRWLWMAPYGYGNARDNFKRPVIEIEEEEAAHVKWIFENLAAANYSSEQVLLHARRRGAKLHKNKFWRIVRNPFYCGKLYVPEFNEEKGHFVRAQHKPLISEELFYRVQDALQVKKRKRRTEIVSPEVIPLRGFLKCPKCSRNLTASASKGRNQYCYYHCTSKCGVRFNAKDVNTSFRKFLSKFKPKKGMLELFEMVFNQAFLGENKIDLSEKRKLKSAIEKLEQKISISRDLFIDEKLDIEDYRSIKRSCEEEIERLEAKGTKIGIIIMQDIPEKVKKALEMTERLELFFDTADLSIKRKIIGSIFPENIVFDGKQHRTARVKELFQDIYQINSMITYNKISPKSKKSTLDRVVDPLGLEPRLF is encoded by the coding sequence ATGATGGAAACGGCTGATTTGTATGTAAGGGTGAGTACTGACGAACAAGCTGATAAAGGATACTCACAACGAAACCAGGAAGAGGTGTTGGTAAGGTATTGTAATAATCATGGGATTGCTGTCAATCGTGTTGTTTACGAGGATTTTTCGGCGAAAACTTTTTTCAGGCCCGAATGGTCTAGACTTCTTGGACAACTTAAAGAGAAAGGGAATAAGAGTAACCTCGTACTCTTTACCAAATGGGATCGCTTTAGTCGAAATGCCGGAGATGCCTATATGATGATCAATACCCTCAAAAAATTAGGAGTAGAACCTCAGGCCATCGAACAGCCATTGGACCTATCAATCCCTGAGAATAAAATGATGTTGGCCTTTTATCTGGCCGCACCTGAGGTGGAAAATGACCGTGGAAGCTTAAATATATTCCATGGCATGAGGAGAGGCCTGAAGGAGGGGAGGTGGCTTTGGATGGCTCCCTATGGTTATGGAAACGCAAGGGATAATTTTAAACGTCCTGTCATTGAGATAGAGGAGGAAGAGGCGGCACATGTAAAATGGATTTTTGAAAACCTGGCAGCTGCCAATTACTCCTCAGAGCAAGTTTTACTACATGCCAGAAGAAGAGGGGCCAAACTGCATAAAAATAAGTTTTGGAGGATTGTTAGGAATCCTTTCTATTGTGGGAAGCTTTATGTCCCGGAATTCAATGAAGAAAAGGGACACTTTGTTAGGGCCCAACATAAACCCTTGATTTCAGAAGAACTGTTTTATCGTGTACAGGATGCTTTGCAGGTGAAAAAAAGAAAGCGGAGAACTGAAATAGTAAGTCCAGAAGTCATTCCGTTAAGAGGTTTTTTGAAATGCCCGAAATGCAGTAGGAACCTTACGGCAAGCGCTTCAAAAGGTAGGAATCAATATTGTTATTATCACTGTACATCAAAATGTGGAGTGAGGTTTAATGCCAAGGATGTAAATACTTCTTTCAGAAAATTCCTGTCGAAATTCAAGCCCAAAAAGGGTATGTTGGAATTATTTGAAATGGTCTTTAATCAAGCGTTTTTAGGTGAAAATAAAATCGACCTGAGTGAAAAAAGAAAGTTGAAATCAGCCATAGAAAAACTGGAACAAAAGATTTCCATATCCAGGGATTTGTTCATTGATGAGAAGCTGGATATTGAGGATTATCGATCGATAAAAAGAAGTTGTGAAGAGGAGATAGAACGCTTGGAAGCCAAAGGGACAAAAATCGGTATAATTATTATGCAAGATATTCCAGAGAAAGTCAAAAAGGCCCTTGAAATGACAGAGAGGCTTGAATTATTTTTTGATACAGCTGATTTGAGTATTAAAAGAAAGATAATTGGTTCGATCTTCCCAGAAAATATCGTCTTTGACGGTAAGCAACATCGAACCGCCAGGGTGAAAGAACTCTTTCAGGATATCTATCAGATTAACAGTATGATAACCTATAATAAAATAAGTCCAAAGTCGAAAAAATCAACTTTGGACCGAGTTGTTGACCCACTAGGGCTCGAACCTAGACTCTTCTGA
- a CDS encoding DinB family protein: MIMTQTELIILNFKEIRRRSIALWQGLPKSHYNWKPDENATTAIEMVRHVLEADYGWNIIINNGDMSTYSTPWKNRPFQSVEDELEFAKPYREIFLNSVQKFSDRELIENTIIHPGNGELKPLGQYLLRIGYHESVHAGQFISYLRGMGVERPFIWD, from the coding sequence ATGATAATGACTCAAACTGAATTAATTATTTTAAATTTTAAAGAAATAAGGCGCAGAAGCATAGCACTCTGGCAGGGACTCCCCAAAAGCCATTATAATTGGAAACCTGATGAAAATGCAACAACTGCTATTGAAATGGTTAGGCACGTCCTAGAGGCTGACTACGGTTGGAATATTATCATTAATAATGGTGATATGTCAACTTACAGCACTCCATGGAAGAATAGACCCTTTCAGAGTGTTGAGGATGAACTTGAATTTGCTAAACCATATCGAGAAATATTTCTAAATAGTGTACAGAAGTTTTCAGACAGAGAGCTTATTGAAAACACTATTATTCATCCTGGTAATGGGGAATTGAAACCACTCGGACAATATTTATTACGAATAGGTTATCATGAATCTGTCCACGCAGGGCAATTTATTTCGTACCTGAGAGGAATGGGGGTAGAGCGACCATTTATTTGGGATTAA
- the purL gene encoding phosphoribosylformylglycinamidine synthase, which yields MILFFQSPQKNTIYALEAKQPVAPEDLQKLSWLFGEATQLAQEKVEGSYAGPRKEMITPWSTNAVEITGNMGIAGILRIEEFSLLEEGQEIDPMLQAKYEGLGQDIFTIDLKPEEVLSITDIKSYNAQEGLALSDEEIEYLEKVSKSLGRPLTDSEVFGFSQVNSEHCRHKIFNGTFVIDGEEKENTLFQLIKKTSIKHPNKIVSAYKDNVAFVKGPKAQQFAPKSQDKADYFQPETISTVLSLKAETHNFPTTVEPFNGAATGAGGEIRDRLAGGTASIPLAGTAVYMTSYARSEAGRRWEKDLNERNWLYQTPMDILIKASNGASDFGNKFGQPLISGSVLTFEHEENDKQFGFDKVIMLAGGIGFTREKYSLKNTPVKGNKIVIMGGDNYRIGMGGSAVSSVNTGEFSNSIELNAIQRSNPEMQKRVANVIRAMAENDHNPIISIHDHGAGGHLNCLSELVEDTGGNIDIDKLPVGDPTLSAKEIIGNESQERMGLVIGEEQVETLKKISERERAPFYVVGETTGDMHFKFENKKSGEKPIDWDLSHMFGSSPKTILTDQKTTTNFAEPAYQATELGQYIHEVLQLEAVACKDWLTNKVDRSVTGRVATQQTTGAIQVPLNNVAVMAIDFTGKKGIATSIGHAPVAALANPEAGSKLAIAEALTNLVWAPIEDGLSGISLSANWMWPAKNKGENDRLYRAVQAVSDFAIDLGINIPTGKDSLSMTQKYPDGKTVYSPGTVIISSVGECADIRKTVTPDLKPVAGTELLYIDFSRDGAQLGGSSFAQVVNKIGNTPPTIQDNEYFGKAFMAVQQLIEKGLLHSGHDISAGGLITTLLEMTFPTKACGLNVKIDQLEEKDIIKALFAENPGVVIQANDAKKVKENLDGLGISYVAIAEVTTDSKVTLEGADLSLDVPSHRDTWFRSSYLLDQKQSGQRLAKDRFDNYKQQPLDFTFGKGWEGSYDAFKLNPYRHDISGTKAAIIREKGVNGDREMAYALWLAGFDVKDVHMTDLITGRETLEDVNMIVFVGGFSNSDVLGSAKGWAGAFLYNEKAKTALDNFYARPDTLSLGVCNGCQLMVELGLINRDHDEKPKMLHNESHKFESAFVNVDIPENNTVMFGSLSGQRLGVWVAHGEGKFSLPKGQDAYNIGMKYSYGAYPGNPNGSDHAVAGLASKDGRHLAIMPHIERSLAPWNWPYYPADLKGHEITPWVEAFVNAKEWVASHQ from the coding sequence ATGATTCTCTTTTTCCAATCCCCACAAAAAAACACCATCTACGCGCTAGAAGCCAAACAACCTGTCGCACCTGAAGACCTCCAAAAGCTATCGTGGCTCTTTGGAGAGGCCACCCAGCTTGCACAAGAAAAAGTGGAAGGCAGCTATGCCGGCCCCAGAAAAGAAATGATCACTCCCTGGTCCACCAATGCCGTGGAAATCACGGGCAATATGGGCATCGCGGGAATCCTAAGAATTGAAGAATTCAGCCTCTTGGAAGAAGGCCAGGAGATCGACCCCATGCTCCAGGCAAAGTACGAAGGACTCGGCCAGGATATCTTTACCATAGACCTAAAACCCGAGGAAGTGCTGTCGATCACAGACATCAAATCCTATAATGCACAGGAAGGCCTGGCCCTAAGTGATGAGGAAATCGAGTATTTGGAAAAGGTAAGCAAAAGCCTTGGCAGGCCGCTGACCGATAGTGAGGTGTTTGGCTTCAGCCAAGTGAATTCCGAACACTGCCGCCATAAGATTTTCAATGGCACCTTTGTCATCGATGGAGAAGAAAAGGAAAATACCCTTTTCCAATTGATCAAAAAGACCTCCATCAAGCATCCGAACAAGATTGTTTCTGCCTATAAGGACAATGTCGCTTTTGTAAAAGGGCCAAAAGCGCAGCAATTTGCCCCAAAAAGCCAGGACAAAGCCGATTACTTCCAACCGGAAACCATCAGCACCGTCCTTTCCCTAAAGGCGGAAACCCATAACTTCCCTACCACCGTGGAACCATTTAACGGTGCCGCCACAGGAGCGGGCGGGGAGATCCGCGACAGGCTGGCAGGAGGAACGGCCTCCATTCCATTGGCCGGAACGGCCGTGTACATGACCTCTTACGCCAGAAGCGAGGCAGGAAGAAGATGGGAAAAAGACCTCAACGAGCGAAATTGGCTCTACCAAACCCCGATGGACATTCTGATCAAGGCCTCCAACGGTGCCAGCGATTTTGGCAACAAGTTTGGCCAACCCTTGATCTCCGGGAGTGTACTGACCTTTGAACATGAAGAAAACGACAAACAGTTTGGTTTCGACAAGGTCATCATGCTTGCCGGTGGCATCGGGTTCACCCGGGAAAAATACAGCCTAAAGAACACCCCTGTCAAAGGCAACAAGATCGTCATCATGGGCGGTGATAACTACCGTATCGGCATGGGCGGAAGTGCCGTTTCTTCGGTAAACACCGGTGAGTTCAGCAATTCCATCGAACTGAACGCCATCCAGCGTTCCAATCCGGAAATGCAAAAAAGGGTGGCCAATGTCATCCGTGCCATGGCCGAAAACGACCATAACCCCATCATCTCCATCCACGACCATGGAGCAGGTGGACACCTTAACTGCCTGTCGGAACTGGTAGAGGATACCGGCGGGAACATCGACATCGACAAACTTCCCGTGGGAGACCCTACCCTGTCCGCCAAAGAGATTATCGGCAACGAATCCCAGGAAAGAATGGGGTTGGTCATCGGTGAGGAACAGGTGGAAACCTTGAAAAAAATATCCGAGCGTGAACGTGCGCCATTTTATGTAGTGGGCGAAACCACCGGGGACATGCACTTCAAGTTCGAAAACAAAAAATCCGGTGAAAAACCAATCGATTGGGACCTTTCCCATATGTTTGGCAGCTCGCCCAAAACCATCCTAACCGACCAAAAAACAACGACAAATTTCGCAGAGCCTGCCTATCAGGCCACTGAACTTGGACAATATATCCATGAGGTTCTCCAGCTTGAAGCCGTTGCCTGTAAGGACTGGCTCACCAATAAAGTGGACCGTTCGGTAACAGGCCGTGTGGCCACCCAACAGACCACCGGCGCCATTCAGGTACCGCTGAACAACGTGGCCGTCATGGCCATTGACTTTACCGGAAAAAAAGGCATCGCCACTTCTATAGGACATGCTCCTGTGGCCGCACTTGCCAATCCTGAAGCGGGCTCAAAGCTGGCCATCGCAGAAGCCCTCACCAACTTGGTATGGGCGCCTATCGAAGACGGGCTCAGCGGCATCTCGCTCAGCGCCAACTGGATGTGGCCTGCCAAAAACAAAGGGGAAAACGACCGGCTATACAGAGCAGTACAGGCCGTAAGTGATTTTGCCATAGACTTGGGCATCAACATCCCAACAGGAAAAGATTCCCTGTCGATGACGCAGAAATATCCCGACGGAAAGACCGTTTATTCGCCCGGTACGGTCATCATCTCCAGTGTGGGGGAATGTGCCGACATCCGCAAGACAGTCACTCCCGACCTAAAGCCGGTAGCAGGTACCGAACTATTATACATAGATTTCTCCAGGGACGGTGCTCAACTGGGAGGAAGCAGTTTTGCACAGGTGGTCAATAAAATCGGTAATACGCCTCCTACAATCCAGGACAATGAATACTTTGGAAAGGCCTTTATGGCGGTGCAACAATTGATCGAAAAAGGGCTGCTCCATTCTGGTCACGACATTTCCGCTGGTGGACTGATCACTACGCTGCTGGAAATGACCTTCCCTACCAAGGCTTGTGGGCTGAACGTCAAAATCGACCAACTTGAAGAAAAGGACATCATCAAGGCCTTGTTTGCAGAAAACCCCGGAGTGGTCATCCAGGCTAATGATGCCAAAAAGGTAAAAGAAAACTTGGACGGGCTTGGCATTTCCTATGTTGCCATCGCAGAAGTCACTACAGACAGTAAGGTTACCCTTGAAGGAGCAGACCTGTCCCTCGATGTGCCCTCACATCGGGACACCTGGTTCAGGTCATCTTACCTATTGGACCAAAAACAAAGCGGACAGCGCCTCGCCAAGGACCGGTTTGACAATTATAAGCAGCAACCATTGGATTTCACCTTCGGCAAAGGCTGGGAAGGCAGCTATGATGCCTTTAAACTTAATCCCTACCGTCACGATATTTCGGGGACCAAAGCGGCCATTATCAGGGAAAAAGGGGTGAACGGCGATCGGGAAATGGCCTATGCCCTTTGGCTGGCAGGATTTGATGTAAAGGACGTCCACATGACCGACCTTATCACCGGTCGTGAAACGCTGGAAGATGTCAATATGATCGTCTTCGTGGGCGGCTTCTCAAATTCCGATGTGCTGGGATCCGCCAAGGGTTGGGCAGGGGCTTTCCTCTATAATGAAAAAGCAAAAACCGCCTTGGACAATTTCTACGCACGCCCTGACACGCTTAGCCTTGGAGTTTGTAACGGTTGTCAGCTGATGGTAGAACTGGGACTTATCAATCGCGACCACGATGAGAAACCTAAGATGCTGCACAACGAAAGCCATAAATTCGAATCGGCCTTTGTGAACGTGGACATTCCTGAAAACAATACTGTGATGTTCGGATCCCTTTCCGGGCAACGTCTTGGTGTATGGGTAGCCCACGGTGAAGGCAAATTCTCCCTTCCCAAAGGACAGGATGCGTACAACATCGGCATGAAATACAGTTATGGAGCCTACCCTGGCAACCCGAACGGTTCCGACCATGCCGTAGCGGGATTGGCCTCCAAAGATGGCAGGCACTTGGCCATCATGCCACATATCGAACGTTCATTGGCACCTTGGAACTGGCCGTACTATCCGGCGGACCTAAAAGGCCATGAAATCACCCCTTGGGTAGAAGCATTCGTCAACGCCAAGGAATGGGTAGCTTCCCATCAATAA
- a CDS encoding IS1595-like element ISEvi2 family transposase gives MNIINFINRFPDESSCVEFIRQKRGQAGIVCKRCDCTKHYWLANKKSFQCSSCSFRTSIKSGTVMENSNLPIRTWLLAMTFITATKKGFSASELQRQLGMKRYEPVFRMYHKLRKVMGKRDDIYRLEDMVEYDEAFVGQATKSPNKLKRGRGSQKRSIVAVMAESTVLEDLETGKSDKSCRYFKMKKIKNLEAKTAQNLVREFIDPNSVLQTDMSTTFSDLSDCIDVHVKEISGTEKGHFNLKWVHIAISNLKKHLQTYHMISERMMQNYLDEFCYKLNRRYFGQKLFDRLIIAAIYPYWHDCG, from the coding sequence ATGAATATCATCAACTTCATCAATCGGTTTCCTGACGAATCTTCCTGTGTCGAGTTTATCAGGCAGAAAAGGGGCCAAGCTGGTATTGTCTGTAAAAGGTGCGACTGTACCAAGCATTATTGGTTGGCCAACAAAAAGTCCTTTCAATGCTCTTCCTGCAGCTTCCGAACAAGTATCAAAAGTGGTACGGTTATGGAAAACAGTAACCTTCCGATCAGGACATGGTTGTTGGCCATGACCTTCATTACAGCTACCAAGAAGGGATTCAGTGCATCGGAACTGCAAAGGCAGCTGGGCATGAAGCGATATGAACCTGTTTTCAGAATGTACCATAAGCTCCGCAAGGTCATGGGGAAACGCGATGATATCTACAGGCTTGAAGACATGGTCGAGTATGACGAGGCTTTTGTGGGCCAAGCCACCAAAAGCCCGAACAAGCTCAAACGAGGCAGGGGCAGCCAAAAACGGTCGATTGTGGCGGTAATGGCCGAATCAACGGTTTTGGAAGACCTTGAAACGGGCAAGTCCGACAAGAGCTGTAGATATTTTAAGATGAAGAAGATAAAGAACCTGGAGGCGAAAACTGCCCAGAATTTGGTCAGGGAATTTATTGATCCAAACTCCGTGCTTCAAACAGATATGAGCACCACCTTCTCAGACCTGAGTGATTGTATAGATGTGCATGTCAAGGAGATATCGGGAACCGAAAAGGGGCACTTCAACCTCAAATGGGTACACATTGCTATAAGTAACTTAAAGAAACACCTGCAGACATACCATATGATAAGTGAAAGAATGATGCAAAACTATCTTGACGAGTTCTGTTATAAGCTCAACAGAAGATATTTCGGTCAAAAACTATTTGACAGGCTCATCATTGCTGCTATTTATCCCTACTGGCATGATTGCGGATAA